In Streptomyces violaceusniger Tu 4113, one DNA window encodes the following:
- the sfnG gene encoding dimethylsulfone monooxygenase SfnG translates to MPAEPLRFAYWVPNVSGGLVTSTIEQRTDWGYDYNRDLAVLAENNGFDYALSQVRYMASYGAEYQHESTSFSLALLLATQRLKVIAAVHPGLWHPGVLAKLGATADQLSDGRFAVNVVSGWFKGEFTALGEPWLKHDERYRRSEEFIRALRAIWTKDHAELAGDFYRIRDFSLKPKPLSSPGRPHPEIFQGGNSTAARAMAGRVSDWYFSNGKDFDGVTEQIGDVRAAAATVGRPAPGFALNAFLIARDTEAEARETLREIVAKADTEAVDGFRGAVQQAGRSTADGKGMWQDSSFEDLVQYNDGFRTGLIGTPEQIAERIVAYKRLGVDLFLLGFLHYLEEVEYFGKRVLPLVRELEAELPEPVPALS, encoded by the coding sequence ATGCCCGCAGAACCCCTCCGTTTCGCCTATTGGGTGCCCAATGTCAGCGGCGGACTGGTCACCAGCACCATCGAGCAGCGCACCGACTGGGGCTACGACTACAACCGCGACCTGGCCGTGCTCGCCGAGAACAACGGCTTCGACTACGCCCTCAGCCAGGTCCGCTACATGGCCAGCTACGGCGCCGAGTACCAGCACGAGTCGACCAGTTTCAGCCTCGCACTGCTGCTGGCCACGCAGCGGCTGAAGGTCATCGCCGCCGTCCACCCCGGGCTGTGGCACCCCGGCGTCCTGGCCAAGCTGGGCGCCACCGCCGATCAGCTCTCCGATGGGCGGTTCGCGGTGAACGTCGTCAGCGGCTGGTTCAAGGGCGAGTTCACCGCGCTGGGCGAGCCCTGGCTGAAGCACGACGAGCGCTACCGCCGCTCCGAGGAGTTCATCCGGGCGCTGCGCGCGATCTGGACCAAGGACCACGCCGAACTGGCCGGGGACTTCTACCGGATCCGGGACTTCTCCCTCAAGCCCAAGCCGCTGAGCAGCCCCGGGCGCCCGCATCCGGAGATCTTCCAGGGCGGCAACTCCACCGCCGCCCGCGCCATGGCGGGCCGGGTCTCCGACTGGTACTTCAGCAACGGCAAGGACTTCGACGGCGTCACCGAGCAGATCGGGGACGTCCGCGCCGCCGCGGCCACCGTCGGCCGCCCGGCGCCCGGCTTCGCCCTCAACGCCTTCCTCATCGCCCGCGACACCGAGGCCGAGGCCCGCGAGACCCTGCGCGAGATCGTCGCCAAGGCCGACACCGAGGCCGTGGACGGCTTCCGCGGCGCCGTCCAGCAGGCGGGCCGGTCCACCGCCGACGGCAAGGGCATGTGGCAGGACTCCTCCTTCGAGGACCTGGTCCAGTACAACGACGGCTTCCGTACGGGGCTGATCGGCACCCCCGAGCAGATCGCCGAGCGCATCGTGGCCTACAAGCGGCTCGGCGTCGATCTCTTCCTCCTGGGCTTCCTGCACTACCTGGAGGAGGTCGAGTACTTCGGCAAGCGGGTGCTGCCGCTGGTCCGCGAGCTGGAGGCGGAGCTGCCGGAGCCCGTGCCCGCGCTTTCCTGA
- a CDS encoding LysR family transcriptional regulator, giving the protein MRIEQLEYIAAVTRLGSLRRAAEELHLSQPALSETVRNLERELGVDLLERKRSGATISAEGRELLPHIATVIEAVDRLRDAAGDQHRVSRMIRLGTVNTATVPLLIPAVREFRATHPVTQVEVVGAQQTEIHRALLEGSVDLGLVNYLGGDDVPPDLETTELLRGRPVVCLRPDSPLAARPVVSAADLLDGREPLIVMRSGYLMHRFIHRLLAGRTPSFSYSTDGAEMGKLMVAEGLGVTVLPDFSVIGDPLERGGAITHRPLADGEATEVLLVIQRRRSGSVPRAVRDLHQLFVRRAGTPTAP; this is encoded by the coding sequence GTGCGAATTGAACAGCTCGAATACATCGCCGCGGTCACCCGCCTCGGCTCACTCCGCCGCGCCGCCGAGGAACTGCACCTGTCCCAGCCGGCGCTCAGCGAGACCGTACGCAATCTCGAACGCGAACTCGGCGTGGATCTGCTGGAGCGCAAGCGCTCCGGCGCCACGATCAGCGCGGAGGGACGGGAGTTGCTGCCGCATATCGCCACCGTCATCGAGGCCGTCGACCGGCTGCGCGACGCCGCCGGTGACCAGCACCGGGTCAGCCGGATGATCCGGCTGGGCACGGTCAACACCGCGACGGTCCCGCTGCTGATCCCGGCCGTCCGGGAGTTCCGCGCGACCCACCCGGTGACCCAGGTCGAGGTGGTGGGCGCGCAGCAGACCGAGATCCACCGGGCGCTGCTGGAGGGCAGCGTCGATCTGGGCCTGGTCAACTACCTCGGGGGGGACGACGTCCCGCCCGACCTCGAGACCACCGAGCTGCTGCGCGGCCGCCCGGTGGTCTGTCTGCGTCCCGACAGCCCGCTGGCCGCCCGTCCGGTGGTGAGCGCGGCGGATCTGCTGGACGGGCGCGAACCGCTGATCGTGATGCGTTCCGGCTATCTCATGCACCGCTTCATCCACCGGCTGCTGGCCGGGCGCACCCCGTCCTTCTCGTACTCCACCGACGGCGCCGAAATGGGCAAGCTGATGGTGGCCGAGGGGCTGGGCGTCACCGTGCTCCCCGACTTCAGCGTCATCGGTGACCCTCTGGAGCGCGGTGGCGCGATCACCCACCGGCCGCTCGCGGACGGCGAGGCCACCGAGGTGCTGCTGGTGATCCAGCGCCGCCGCTCGGGCTCCGTCCCGCGCGCCGTACGCGATCTGCACCAGCTCTTCGTACGGCGCGCGGGGACGCCTACAGCTCCCTGA
- a CDS encoding LLM class F420-dependent oxidoreductase, producing MVRWGYTMMTEQAGPRQLVDDVVRAEQVGFDFSVTSDHYFPWLDSQGHAPYAWSVLGAAAQATSSIPLTTYVTCPTVRYHPAVVAQKAATLQLLSEGRFRLGLGSGENLNEHVIGQGWPSADVRHEMLEEAIEIIRALFGGGYVTHHGTHYDVDSAKLWDLPDQPPPIGVAVSGPQSCRLAGRLADILIAVEPKSELVGDFERNGGGGKPRIGQIPVCYDPDRDAAIARAHDQFRWFGSGWKVNSELPGPASFAGATQFVRPEDVAASIPCGDDVGEFTELIRPFVDAGFTDVALVQIGGDHQRPFLDWAEERLLPALREL from the coding sequence ATGGTTCGATGGGGATACACGATGATGACCGAGCAGGCCGGACCACGTCAGCTCGTCGACGACGTGGTCCGGGCCGAGCAGGTCGGGTTCGACTTCTCGGTGACCTCCGACCACTACTTCCCGTGGCTGGACTCCCAGGGGCACGCCCCGTACGCCTGGAGCGTGCTGGGTGCCGCGGCGCAGGCCACCTCCTCGATCCCGCTGACGACGTATGTCACCTGCCCCACCGTGCGCTATCACCCGGCGGTGGTCGCGCAGAAGGCGGCGACGCTCCAGTTGCTGTCCGAGGGGCGGTTCCGGCTGGGGCTCGGGTCCGGCGAGAACCTGAACGAGCATGTGATCGGACAGGGCTGGCCGTCGGCCGATGTGCGCCACGAGATGCTGGAAGAGGCGATCGAGATCATCCGGGCGCTGTTCGGCGGCGGCTATGTCACCCACCACGGCACCCACTACGACGTCGACTCGGCGAAGCTGTGGGATCTGCCGGACCAGCCGCCGCCCATCGGCGTGGCCGTCTCCGGGCCGCAGTCCTGCCGGCTGGCCGGGCGGCTGGCCGACATCCTGATCGCCGTGGAGCCCAAGTCCGAGCTGGTGGGGGACTTCGAGCGCAACGGCGGTGGCGGAAAGCCCCGGATCGGCCAGATCCCGGTCTGTTACGACCCCGACCGGGACGCGGCGATCGCGCGCGCCCATGACCAGTTCCGCTGGTTCGGGAGCGGCTGGAAGGTCAACTCGGAGCTGCCGGGGCCCGCCTCCTTCGCGGGCGCCACCCAGTTCGTCCGGCCCGAGGACGTGGCCGCCTCCATTCCGTGCGGCGATGACGTCGGGGAGTTCACGGAGCTGATCCGGCCCTTCGTCGACGCGGGTTTCACGGACGTCGCCCTCGTCCAGATCGGCGGTGACCATCAGCGGCCGTTCCTGGACTGGGCCGAGGAGCGGCTGCTGCCCGCGCTCAGGGAGCTGTAG
- a CDS encoding GDSL-type esterase/lipase family protein → MTASLCAVGLSIGATARAAAPGNGSVTDPNIAYTGRWDLGSTTAAVPNWTGGYLQTAFTGTTVKIKARDAVNFYASVDGGADVFYAGVRGTVNLTPTPLPQGNHTLRVSYRSGDTVFQGLVLDSGAGTVAPRVPSGLIEFVGDSITAGALTDRLALDSYGWKTGEQLGMRHTQIARSGYCLVGKDGCVGLAAQFFKTASTGDQNWDFSRYQANAVVINLGTNDIGHGVTGAEFQSAYTALLRDIRAKYPNAALFAVQTLKKRYLTETRAAVSARNGAGDAKVYYVDTSGWLTDGTDYEDGNGHPNEAGHTKFANRLAPAISAKLGTAGVKAAAPGRPGDPHITFSGRWDTKTSTTAYTPYWAGAYFRTGFTGRTVKLEQRGAIDLWASIDGGPATFYDEAKGTVNLTPTPLAAGNHTLQVNYQVIAGSYHGDAVFQGLTLDSGATTFTPPAPKKLIEFVGDSITVGTTTSQNARTAYGWLIGERLGADHTQIAQGGAALVDTADDRMSLEQQFTKLNPNAATPDWDFSRYQANAVVINLGTNDVGRGVSSAQFQASYTSLLRKVRTAYPNAWIFALRTFSGRFGTETKAAVTAFGDAKSSSVDTTGWLASDDLSDSVHPNDKGHRTITDRLAPLISAKLQA, encoded by the coding sequence ATGACCGCGTCGCTTTGTGCGGTGGGGCTGAGCATCGGCGCCACCGCACGGGCAGCGGCCCCGGGGAACGGCTCGGTGACCGACCCCAACATCGCCTACACCGGCCGCTGGGACCTCGGCTCCACCACCGCCGCCGTCCCCAACTGGACCGGCGGCTACCTCCAGACGGCATTCACCGGCACCACCGTGAAGATCAAGGCCCGGGATGCGGTGAACTTCTACGCCAGCGTCGACGGCGGCGCCGATGTCTTCTACGCGGGCGTCAGGGGCACCGTCAACCTCACCCCGACGCCACTCCCCCAGGGCAACCACACCCTCCGCGTCTCCTACCGCTCCGGTGACACCGTCTTCCAGGGCCTGGTCCTCGACTCGGGCGCGGGCACGGTGGCTCCCCGCGTCCCGTCCGGGCTCATCGAGTTCGTGGGCGACTCCATCACCGCGGGCGCCCTCACCGACCGGCTCGCGCTGGATTCGTACGGCTGGAAGACCGGCGAACAGCTCGGCATGCGGCACACCCAGATCGCCCGCTCGGGGTACTGCCTGGTCGGCAAGGACGGCTGTGTGGGCCTCGCCGCCCAGTTCTTCAAGACGGCCTCCACCGGCGATCAGAACTGGGACTTCTCCCGCTACCAGGCGAACGCGGTGGTCATCAACCTCGGCACCAACGACATCGGGCACGGCGTCACCGGCGCCGAGTTCCAGTCGGCGTACACCGCCCTCCTGCGCGATATCCGCGCGAAGTACCCGAACGCGGCGCTCTTCGCCGTCCAGACCCTCAAGAAGCGCTACCTGACGGAGACCAGGGCGGCCGTGAGCGCGCGCAACGGCGCGGGGGACGCGAAGGTGTACTACGTCGACACCAGCGGCTGGCTCACCGACGGCACGGACTACGAGGACGGCAACGGCCACCCCAACGAGGCGGGCCACACCAAGTTCGCGAACCGCCTGGCCCCGGCCATCAGCGCCAAACTGGGCACGGCCGGTGTGAAGGCCGCCGCACCCGGCCGGCCGGGCGACCCCCACATCACATTCAGCGGCCGCTGGGACACCAAGACCTCCACCACCGCCTACACCCCTTACTGGGCGGGCGCCTACTTCCGCACCGGCTTCACCGGCCGCACGGTCAAGCTCGAGCAGCGGGGTGCGATCGACCTGTGGGCCAGCATCGACGGCGGCCCGGCCACCTTCTACGACGAGGCCAAGGGCACGGTGAACCTCACCCCCACCCCGCTCGCCGCCGGAAACCACACCCTTCAGGTCAACTACCAGGTGATCGCGGGCAGTTATCACGGTGACGCGGTCTTCCAGGGCCTGACCCTCGACAGCGGCGCCACCACCTTCACCCCGCCCGCCCCGAAGAAGCTGATCGAATTCGTCGGCGACTCCATCACCGTCGGCACCACCACCTCGCAGAACGCCCGCACCGCCTACGGCTGGCTCATCGGCGAACGGCTCGGCGCCGACCACACCCAGATCGCCCAGGGCGGCGCCGCCCTCGTCGACACCGCCGACGACCGGATGAGCCTGGAGCAGCAGTTCACCAAGCTCAACCCGAACGCCGCCACGCCCGACTGGGACTTCTCCCGCTACCAGGCGAATGCCGTCGTCATCAACCTCGGCACCAACGACGTGGGGCGCGGGGTGAGCTCGGCGCAGTTCCAGGCGTCGTACACCAGCCTGCTCCGTAAGGTCCGCACCGCCTACCCGAACGCCTGGATCTTCGCCCTGCGCACCTTCAGCGGACGCTTCGGCACCGAGACCAAGGCCGCCGTCACCGCCTTCGGCGACGCGAAGTCGTCCTCCGTCGACACCACCGGCTGGCTCGCCTCCGACGACCTCTCGGACTCGGTCCACCCCAACGACAAGGGCCACCGCACCATCACCGACCGCCTGGCCCCGCTCATCTCCGCCAAGCTCCAGGCATGA
- a CDS encoding IclR family transcriptional regulator, with product MAETGGVREVKSAGRTVELLELLAARGEQPARLRELAEELRVPRSSMYALLKTLIDRGWVRTDVTGSLYGIGIRALLTGTSYLDSDPRVRAARPYLDEASDALGETIHLARLDGGDVVYLATRESHEYLRPFSRVGRRLPAHVGALGKALLAERIDGELPLTGEELAPMTPNTHRTRVALVADLARVRERGHAVDREEGVVGIVGFGFALRYDVPAVDAISCSVPTARLAEGREERIVGVMREIRAKIEAVVPRGAGTGPQWRP from the coding sequence ATGGCGGAAACCGGTGGGGTGCGCGAGGTGAAGTCCGCGGGCCGCACCGTGGAACTGCTGGAGCTGCTCGCCGCGCGCGGCGAGCAGCCCGCCCGGCTCCGCGAGCTCGCCGAGGAGCTGAGGGTGCCGCGCAGCAGTATGTACGCCCTGCTCAAGACCCTGATCGACCGCGGCTGGGTGCGCACCGACGTCACCGGCTCGCTGTACGGGATCGGCATCCGCGCACTGCTCACCGGCACCAGCTATCTGGACAGCGATCCACGGGTGCGGGCGGCGCGGCCGTATCTGGACGAGGCGTCCGACGCGCTGGGCGAGACCATTCACCTCGCCCGGCTGGACGGCGGCGATGTCGTCTACCTCGCCACCCGTGAGTCGCATGAGTACCTCCGCCCGTTCAGCCGTGTCGGGCGGCGGCTCCCGGCCCATGTGGGGGCGCTGGGGAAGGCGCTGCTCGCCGAGCGGATCGACGGCGAACTCCCGCTGACGGGTGAGGAGTTGGCGCCGATGACGCCCAACACCCACCGCACCCGCGTCGCGCTCGTCGCCGATCTGGCGCGGGTGCGGGAGCGGGGCCACGCGGTCGACCGGGAGGAGGGGGTCGTGGGCATCGTGGGCTTCGGTTTCGCCCTGCGGTACGACGTCCCGGCGGTGGACGCGATCAGCTGCTCCGTGCCGACGGCCCGGCTGGCGGAGGGGCGGGAGGAGCGGATCGTCGGGGTGATGCGGGAGATCCGGGCGAAGATCGAGGCGGTCGTGCCGAGGGGGGCGGGCACGGGCCCGCAGTGGCGCCCGTAG
- a CDS encoding GMC family oxidoreductase, with protein sequence MDQFDYVVVGGGTAGSVVASRLSEDPSVSVCLLEAGPSDLGDDNILRLNRWMWLLESGYDWDYPIERQEKGNSFLRHARAKVLGGCSSHNSCIAFWAPAEDLDAWAAMGLDGWSAADCFPLYQRLEDNDAPGDHHGRGGPVRIRTVPPEDPCGRAVLAACEEVGIPIAPFNTGTTVVRGANWFQINAREDGTRCSASVAYLHPVMDSRPNLEVRTGLQAKRLVLDENLRCTGVDYLSPDLIRTLRVHARREVIVSCGAIDTPKLLMLSGIGPAGHLRETGVEVLVDSPGVGGNLQDHPEGVIMWNAEQPMINTSTQWWEIGIFTATEPDLDRPDLMFHYGAMPFDLNTYRRGYPTSENAFSLTPNVTRARSRGTVRLATRDFRDKARVDPRYFTDAYDIDIMTHGLLLARKIAARPALAMWAGAELAPGPDVHSSNELAAYIRETHNTVYHPACTVRMGAPDDPDAPLDPLLRVKGVTGLRVADGSAMPYLIAVNPCITTMMIGEKCADMIKQGRP encoded by the coding sequence GTGGACCAGTTCGACTACGTGGTGGTCGGCGGCGGTACGGCCGGATCGGTGGTCGCCTCGCGGCTGTCCGAGGACCCCTCGGTGAGCGTCTGCCTGCTGGAGGCGGGCCCGTCCGACCTCGGGGACGACAACATCCTGCGGCTGAACCGCTGGATGTGGCTGCTGGAGTCCGGCTACGACTGGGACTACCCGATCGAACGTCAGGAGAAGGGCAACAGCTTTCTGCGCCACGCCCGCGCCAAGGTGCTCGGCGGCTGCTCCTCGCACAACTCCTGCATCGCCTTCTGGGCCCCCGCCGAGGACCTCGACGCATGGGCCGCCATGGGCCTGGACGGCTGGTCGGCCGCCGACTGCTTCCCGCTCTACCAGCGCCTGGAGGACAACGACGCGCCCGGCGACCACCACGGCCGCGGCGGCCCGGTCCGGATCCGCACCGTGCCGCCCGAGGACCCGTGCGGCCGGGCGGTGCTGGCGGCCTGCGAGGAGGTGGGCATCCCGATCGCCCCGTTCAACACCGGGACGACGGTGGTGCGCGGCGCCAACTGGTTCCAGATCAACGCCCGCGAGGACGGCACCCGCTGCTCCGCCTCGGTCGCCTATCTCCACCCCGTCATGGATTCCCGGCCCAATCTGGAGGTGCGCACCGGACTGCAGGCCAAACGGCTGGTCCTGGACGAGAATCTGCGCTGTACCGGTGTCGACTACCTCTCCCCCGATCTCATCCGCACCCTGAGGGTGCACGCCCGGCGCGAGGTCATCGTCTCCTGCGGCGCCATCGACACCCCGAAGCTGCTGATGCTCTCCGGTATCGGCCCCGCCGGACATCTGCGGGAGACGGGGGTGGAGGTGCTCGTGGACTCCCCCGGGGTCGGTGGCAACCTCCAGGACCACCCCGAGGGCGTCATCATGTGGAACGCCGAGCAGCCCATGATCAACACCTCCACCCAGTGGTGGGAGATCGGCATCTTCACCGCCACCGAGCCCGACCTGGACCGCCCGGATCTGATGTTCCACTACGGCGCGATGCCCTTCGACCTGAACACCTACCGCCGCGGCTACCCCACCTCGGAGAACGCCTTCTCCCTCACCCCGAACGTCACCCGCGCCCGCTCCCGCGGCACCGTACGGCTGGCCACCCGCGACTTTCGCGACAAGGCGCGCGTAGACCCCCGCTACTTCACCGACGCCTACGACATCGACATCATGACCCACGGTCTGCTGCTCGCCCGCAAGATCGCCGCCCGGCCCGCGCTGGCCATGTGGGCCGGCGCCGAACTGGCCCCCGGGCCCGATGTGCACAGCAGCAACGAGCTGGCCGCCTACATCCGGGAGACCCACAACACCGTCTACCACCCGGCCTGCACCGTACGGATGGGCGCGCCCGACGACCCGGACGCCCCGCTCGATCCGCTGCTGAGGGTCAAGGGCGTGACGGGGCTGCGGGTCGCGGACGGCTCGGCGATGCCGTATCTCATCGCGGTCAATCCGTGCATCACGACGATGATGATCGGCGAGAAGTGCGCGGACATGATCAAGCAGGGCCGGCCCTGA
- a CDS encoding APC family permease: MTASGSAGPPPKPRPDGSHDDDSLAELGYRPELKRTLGNFHTFAAGISYISILTGTFQLFYFGVAHGGPAYWWSWPMVFSGQLMVALSFAELAGRYPVAGSVYNWSKLLGGPHVGWLGGWMMMTASMVSLAAVALAYQVTLPQISSLFQFIGDGSTGTERAANAVLLGSVLILFTMVINGFGVKLMARINSAGVAIELIATVVLILLLAAHLARGPSVVLDTFGRGHGEPLGYLGAFLTASLASAYVMYGFDTASSLGEESVDPGRNAPRAILRALVASFALGGLILLFALMAVPNLHDKRLAVDGLQFVVLSALGHGVGLMVLWCVVVAITVCALAVHTAAIRLMFAMARDNNLPGGSRLARVHPRFQTPVLPAVLIGLVAIAILVLNINQPQIFSVVTSIAIIMIYVAYLMVTLPMLVRRLRGQWRPAEDRFSLGRLGLPVNVLAVLWGTAMTVNLAWPRAEVYNATGPHHWYLRWGAVLFVGAVALGGFTYYWFVQRTRTGVLAEHAAATTP, encoded by the coding sequence ATGACGGCGAGCGGGTCGGCAGGACCGCCGCCGAAGCCCCGGCCGGACGGTTCGCATGACGACGACTCGCTCGCCGAACTCGGCTACCGCCCGGAACTCAAGCGCACCCTGGGCAACTTCCACACCTTCGCCGCCGGGATCAGCTACATCTCCATCCTCACCGGCACCTTCCAGCTCTTCTACTTCGGTGTCGCGCACGGCGGCCCGGCGTACTGGTGGTCATGGCCGATGGTGTTCAGCGGGCAGTTGATGGTGGCGCTGAGCTTCGCCGAGCTGGCCGGCCGCTATCCGGTGGCCGGTTCGGTCTACAACTGGTCCAAGCTGCTGGGCGGCCCGCATGTGGGCTGGCTGGGCGGCTGGATGATGATGACGGCCTCGATGGTGTCGCTGGCGGCCGTGGCGCTCGCGTACCAGGTGACGCTGCCGCAGATCTCCTCGTTGTTCCAGTTCATCGGCGACGGCTCCACCGGGACCGAGCGCGCGGCCAACGCGGTGCTGCTCGGCAGTGTGCTGATCCTGTTCACCATGGTGATCAACGGCTTCGGGGTGAAGCTGATGGCCCGTATCAACTCCGCGGGCGTGGCCATCGAGCTGATCGCCACGGTCGTGCTGATCCTGCTGCTGGCCGCGCACCTCGCCCGCGGCCCGTCCGTGGTGCTGGACACCTTCGGCCGTGGCCACGGGGAACCGCTGGGCTATCTCGGCGCGTTCCTCACCGCCTCGCTCGCCTCGGCGTATGTGATGTACGGCTTCGACACGGCGTCCTCACTGGGCGAGGAGTCCGTGGACCCGGGCCGTAACGCGCCGCGCGCCATCCTGCGGGCGCTGGTGGCGTCGTTCGCCCTCGGCGGGCTCATCCTGCTCTTCGCGCTCATGGCGGTGCCGAATCTGCACGACAAACGGCTGGCGGTGGACGGTCTGCAGTTCGTGGTGCTCTCCGCGCTCGGCCACGGCGTGGGCCTGATGGTGCTGTGGTGCGTGGTCGTCGCGATCACCGTATGCGCGCTGGCCGTGCACACCGCCGCCATCCGGCTGATGTTCGCCATGGCCCGGGACAACAACCTGCCCGGTGGCTCCCGGCTGGCCCGGGTCCATCCGCGGTTCCAGACGCCGGTGCTGCCGGCGGTCCTGATCGGGCTGGTGGCCATCGCGATCCTGGTCCTCAACATCAACCAGCCGCAGATCTTCTCCGTGGTCACCAGCATCGCGATCATCATGATCTACGTCGCGTATCTGATGGTCACCCTGCCCATGCTGGTACGGCGGCTGAGGGGCCAATGGCGCCCGGCCGAGGACCGCTTCTCGCTGGGGCGGCTGGGGCTGCCGGTCAATGTGCTGGCCGTGCTGTGGGGCACCGCGATGACCGTCAACCTCGCCTGGCCCCGGGCTGAGGTCTACAACGCCACCGGACCGCACCACTGGTATCTGCGCTGGGGGGCGGTCCTGTTCGTCGGCGCGGTCGCGCTGGGCGGCTTCACCTACTACTGGTTCGTCCAGCGGACCCGTACGGGTGTGCTCGCCGAACACGCGGCCGCCACCACCCCGTGA